A single region of the Triticum dicoccoides isolate Atlit2015 ecotype Zavitan chromosome 2B, WEW_v2.0, whole genome shotgun sequence genome encodes:
- the LOC119368335 gene encoding FCS-Like Zinc finger 1-like, giving the protein MAASVACSFFDDDEPLGQPGMPSLDACALCAKPLERDSDIFMYRGDTPFCSEECRDEQMQLDAICSRKAARRQQHLSSGSEARRWHQESGKVAVAS; this is encoded by the coding sequence ATGGCGGCTTCAGTAGCTTGCTCCTTCTTCGACGACGACGAGCCGCTCGGCCAGCCCGGCATGCCGTCTCTGGACGCGTGCGCGCTCTGCGCCAAGCCGCTGGAGCGCGACAGCGACATCTTCATGTACAGAGGGGACACGCCCTTCTGCAGCGAGGAGTGCCGCGACGAGCAGATGCAGCTCGACGCCATCTGCTCCAGGAAGGCCGCCCGGAGGCAGCAGCACCTCTCGTCGGGATCGGAGGCCCGGCGCTGGCATCAAGAGTCCGGGAAGGTGGCGGTCGCGAGCTAG